A single region of the Palaeococcus ferrophilus DSM 13482 genome encodes:
- a CDS encoding hydrogenase 3 maturation endopeptidase HyCI, with the protein MELSDFLRNATRVVVCGIGNDIRGDDAVGVIMAERLRESLNNPKVVVLNCGEMPESYAGKIVRENPSHVLFVDAVHFGGRPGEVVLADPEGTLGEAMSTHGMPLRLLARYIRENTSAKLLLLGVQPAHTAMFAEMSPEVRDATEKLLAALEALLSAL; encoded by the coding sequence ATGGAACTTTCGGACTTCTTGAGGAACGCCACCCGCGTCGTCGTCTGCGGCATAGGCAACGACATCAGGGGGGACGATGCCGTGGGCGTCATCATGGCGGAGAGGCTCAGGGAGAGCCTTAACAACCCCAAGGTGGTCGTCCTCAACTGCGGTGAGATGCCGGAGAGCTACGCGGGCAAGATAGTTAGGGAGAACCCGAGCCACGTGCTCTTCGTGGACGCGGTTCACTTCGGCGGAAGACCCGGGGAGGTGGTTTTGGCGGATCCCGAGGGAACCCTGGGCGAGGCCATGTCCACCCACGGCATGCCCCTCCGTCTGCTGGCGCGCTACATACGGGAGAACACCTCTGCTAAGCTGCTTCTCCTTGGAGTTCAGCCTGCTCACACCGCCATGTTCGCGGAGATGAGCCCCGAGGTAAGGGATGCCACCGAGAAGCTCCTCGCGGCTTTGGAGGCCCTCCTAAGTGCCCTCTAG
- a CDS encoding potassium channel family protein, with translation MCEYAYRNGRKCRKRPLEGSKFCPLHIPYEEGEALFGEKIREIKREAFLKELKRGRRYFEGVYLYDVELEELEGKTLVFRNSHIEDLRVREASIKGITIYDSTLRSLTLIKSELDTVFIRNSTIFAVNLLEVGFSGNIMVRDSEIKYVMMNAFEFKQKSRERAEEYGENVRGRVELSRVSGLRKVAINSKYPLLKELTGGEELKRRSKATALLMSGLEFEESPRFKRSVRILIRNYHGALTLEGIRVLGHVQISGGRIHYPEFVHVTIHGNLVARSSRFVSDPMWNLTTLANLVVELNVTGYILLENCSFSNPGLAETFYRLARTSWEKNGDKERADEYYYLEMLARRRSKYGKLGARVEFPVPRFRIPLPRRVRRFVHGLEVLFEWLFADLTCKYGTDWRRPILLWLLMVNVVFPTLFYAVKGVGAKSFWDYQYFSIVTATTLGYGDLHPIGLGKAIASAEALFGMFMWAVFLTVFARKYMR, from the coding sequence ATGTGCGAGTACGCCTACCGAAACGGCAGGAAGTGCCGTAAGCGGCCCCTCGAGGGCTCGAAGTTCTGCCCCCTGCACATCCCGTACGAGGAGGGGGAGGCGCTCTTCGGTGAGAAAATACGCGAGATCAAGAGGGAGGCCTTTTTGAAGGAGCTCAAGAGGGGAAGGCGCTACTTCGAGGGGGTATACCTCTACGACGTTGAGCTTGAGGAACTCGAGGGGAAGACCCTCGTTTTCAGAAACTCCCACATAGAAGACCTTCGCGTGAGGGAGGCCAGTATAAAGGGAATAACCATCTACGACTCCACCCTGCGGAGCCTCACGCTGATCAAGAGCGAGCTCGACACGGTTTTCATAAGGAACTCCACCATATTCGCGGTGAACCTCCTGGAGGTGGGCTTCTCCGGCAACATCATGGTGAGGGACAGCGAAATCAAGTACGTGATGATGAACGCCTTCGAGTTCAAACAGAAAAGCAGGGAGAGGGCGGAGGAGTACGGGGAGAACGTCAGGGGCCGCGTTGAGCTCTCCAGAGTCTCCGGCCTGAGGAAGGTGGCGATAAACTCAAAGTACCCCCTCCTGAAGGAGCTGACCGGTGGAGAGGAGCTCAAACGGCGCTCAAAGGCAACCGCCCTCCTGATGAGCGGACTTGAGTTCGAGGAGAGCCCACGCTTCAAGAGGAGCGTCAGGATTCTGATACGCAACTACCACGGCGCACTCACGCTCGAAGGTATAAGGGTTCTCGGCCACGTCCAGATAAGCGGGGGGAGGATACACTACCCTGAGTTCGTCCACGTCACGATCCACGGCAACCTCGTCGCCCGCTCCTCCCGGTTCGTAAGCGACCCCATGTGGAACCTCACAACCCTCGCAAACCTCGTGGTGGAGCTCAACGTTACGGGATACATCCTCCTCGAGAACTGCTCCTTCAGCAACCCGGGGCTCGCGGAGACGTTCTACCGCCTCGCAAGGACTAGCTGGGAGAAGAACGGGGACAAGGAAAGGGCTGATGAGTACTACTACCTCGAAATGCTCGCCAGAAGGCGCTCAAAGTACGGAAAGCTCGGGGCAAGGGTGGAGTTCCCCGTGCCAAGGTTCCGTATCCCCCTTCCCAGGAGGGTGAGGCGCTTTGTCCACGGCCTCGAGGTGCTCTTCGAGTGGCTCTTCGCCGACTTAACGTGCAAGTACGGCACGGACTGGAGGAGACCCATCCTCCTGTGGCTCCTCATGGTGAACGTGGTCTTTCCGACCCTTTTCTACGCGGTGAAGGGTGTTGGGGCCAAGTCCTTCTGGGATTACCAGTACTTCAGCATCGTCACCGCCACAACGCTCGGCTACGGCGACCTGCACCCTATCGGGCTCGGAAAGGCCATCGCATCGGCGGAGGCCCTCTTCGGGATGTTCATGTGGGCGGTCTTCCTCACGGTCTTCGCCAGGAAGTACATGCGCTAG